One segment of Triticum aestivum cultivar Chinese Spring chromosome 2A, IWGSC CS RefSeq v2.1, whole genome shotgun sequence DNA contains the following:
- the LOC123187880 gene encoding uncharacterized J domain-containing protein C4H3.01 has product MSSLRATSALLHTYYSSAAAGRGGARRLGFAPRLRVGFRVPSKASSAFVLDEVARAAGGVRRRAATRAASWDSEKSPYETLELERDADEETIKVAYRRLAKFYHPDVYDGKGTLEEGETAEARFIKIQAAYELLIDDERRKTYDKEHFVNPMKASQAWMEWVMKKRKAFDKRGDMAVAAWAEQQQRELTLRARRLSRSKVDPEEERRLLAKERKASMEFYSTTLKRHTLVLRKRDIMRKREEEDKMSEISRLLAAEGLELDTDEDDDDTTFLK; this is encoded by the exons ATGAGCAGCCTCCGAGCCACCTCCGCCCTCCTCCACACCTACTActcttccgccgccgccggccgaggCGGCGCCAGGCGGCTCGGGTTCGCGCCGCGGCTCCGCGTGGGCTTCCGCGTCCCGTCCAAGGCGTCGTCCGCCTTCGTGCTCGACGAGGTCGCGAGGGCGGCCGGGGGCGTGCGGAGGAGGGCGGCCACGCGCGCGGCCAGCTGGGATTCCGAGAAGTCCCCGTACGAGACGCTCG AGCTGGAAAGGGATGCCGACGAGGAGACCATAAAGGTCGCGTACAGGAGATTGGCCAAGTTCTATCACCCTGATG TTTATGATGGTAAGGGAACCCTTGAGGAAGGAGAGACCGCTGAAGCCCGTTTCATCAAAATCCAAGCAGCATATGAGCTGTTGATCGATGACGAAAGGAGAAAGACATACGATAAAGAGCATTTTGTGAATCCAATGAAG GCTTCTCAGGCATGGATGGAGTGGGTGATGAAAAAACGAAAAGCTTTCGATAAACGTGGAGACATGGCGGTAGCTGCTTGGGCCGAGCAACAACAACGAGAATTGACGCTTCGGGCGCGGCGTCTCTCTAGGTCGAAG GTTGACCCAGAGGAGGAAAGGAGATTACTCGCCAAGGAAAGGAAGGCTTCTATGGAGTTCTACAGCACAACTCTAAAAAGACATACCCTCGTATTACGGAAGAGGGACATCATGCGCAAGAGAGAAGAGGAAGACAAGATGAGTGAGATCAGTAGGCTTCTAGCTGCCGAGGGGCTTGAGTTAGATACAGACGAAGATGATGATGACACAACTTTCTTGAAGTAA